Genomic window (Vigna radiata var. radiata cultivar VC1973A chromosome 1, Vradiata_ver6, whole genome shotgun sequence):
tatattaaaaatatatattatatttatttatttgtaataaaatctaaaaaaattaattatatactatttagatgtatttaaataaaaagtcaacaaagttaaagaaaataaaaagacaaattgTTGACATGAATAAACGTGTAAATATTCTTAATGACAAACTTTTCACTACCACATATCCATCAAGACCCAAGTTTATGAACATTACGAGTGTGTGATGATAAAAATGCTAATCCTAAATcttaaactcaatttgaaaatataaaaacataagtGATTACCTAATCCTTGCAATAAcaaaaagtaaagtaattaagataattactcaattaattaattatccaaTCATATCTTAAGgttatattgttaaaaatacaaataaatatattacaaagatataaatttattacattacAAATAGAGGTATGAGTCTAGGTGATAATAttgtatgataataataataatattaaaaaatataataataatatatacatggtgcatatacattttttcttttcatttagatactgatctaaaaattaaaaaataacgagaaaaaagaagaagaaaaagaacttaaagttaaacatattttaaaataaataattatcaacCCTATacctaaatttaaaatatctattctataaaataatttttaattataatataaatttattaaaatatataaaaataatatatttaatgatcttatttttcatataataaataaaatcattatatatatatatatatatatatatattcatcacTCCCATCCTCCATTAATTGTgggtttataatttatttataaataaaaaatattaattatttaaccatttaaatctcaataaataaaatctaacgAGTTAAGAATGTTATCACTTATAAAAAGATTgtgaataatattttgaaattcttaaaCTAATGAACTTTTaaaagattgatttttttattgattttacttttctatCTGAACCTTATGTTTCTTatgaattttttcattaattttttgtaaatttaaatgtgtttgttTGAAAGTTGTACAATTTTatcaaatcttataaaaaaaaataaagtcttctaatttttctaatttttatgatataattaaaatttatcaaaatctaTTACAAAATCCTTATCATAATTTATATGGTAAAAATCGATATTGTTTTTAAGATTGAAAGAtaatctttgaaaaatattagatgTGAAAACCCAATATTGTCCAATTTTTCTAAGGAGAGTCGTCAGCCACCGTTGACAATCCAAATCTAGAACCCTATTTTGTTTGAAAGCGCGTCGTCCATACCGTGCGTGCACCTTCATACAGTGGatcttcacacacacacaatcaTTCAGTTCAGTAGATTATTTCTTAAATcgctatttatttatttgtatgatATTAGGGATTCGAACCCTCACTCTCGCACTCACATCGCTTCGCTCTTCAAAAAATCACAGCATGGCGCGTTCTTGTCCCAGTCCGTTACAACCTGCGGTGCTTTTGGGCGCTCCTTCTTTTCCCAACGCCATTGCTTGGTCTGACGAGAACCTCATTGCCGTTGCTTCCGGCCACCTCGTCACCATTCTTGTACTCAATCCAACCTTCACCAAGTTGAATGCGCTATTCactttcctttctctttgttCCATTGAATAAGTTTGttcctttgatttttctttcttattttcagAGACCTGACTTGCCTGTTGGTGGACCACGAGGCGTAATTAAAATCTTCCCAAGCCAGCCTCTTTGTGTAGGACTTGTAGAAAGACAAGGTACTGCCATTACTGCAACCTTCATTCTGAAAATCACTCGTTAATTAGTCGTTAGTGTTTTGCTTCGCTTGTTTAGTGCATTAGTTAGTTCGATGAGCTGTTTTGGCGTGTCTTATCTATGTTGAATGACTCAAATTAGTGTGTATAAGTGTAGCTAAGCATCACTTCATGAGCTTGTTTTTTAAGTTCAGTTAGtttcttttccaaatttaaTATGGTATAGAACTTATCCCAGTGGGTGTTGTGGGATTTATCTGGCCACCTGTAGATGTTCGGTCTTGCCTACTTTGTCTACTTTATGCTTGAGATGTTTAGTCCCTTAATTCGTGGTGTGTGTTGAAAATTTGACATGGGATTTATGAGCGGGGGCAACCGTCATCACATCAACTAGCTTTTGAGGTTGAATTAGATCTAAGTTGAAATTGTAAGCTGATATCAGAATGTATCCTAATGGTTATTATTGGACTGATGGGGCCACTGATTATCGGTCACTTGTAGATGTCCAGCTTTTCTGAACTTCAGGCAAGGGATATCCAGGCCTTGGCGTGAGGAGTTGTGTTAGAGATCTCTTGTTGACTAGTAATGTCGTCAAAATAATGCATATGAGTGGGGAGTCTTCCTCATTTATGAATTGATTGGGTTAAGTTAGCTAAAATCCCAAATTTTAAGATTATgcaacattattatttttagtgttgTGCCTATAGTTAAAATTTCACGTGATGATGTAGAATGTGAATGAGAAATTTTCACTGGCCTGTTACCAACCGCGTAGCATTAAGACATAACTTTTACATGTTGGAATTGATGTGCAGATTTACTATCTGGATGCCTCCTGCCAACGGCTTTGTATAGGGATGATAAGCCTGTGGTCCGATCAATATCATGGTCTCCGCTTGGCATGGCTGCTAATTCAGGGTATGGATTTCGGCTTTCTTGAATAATTTCATGTATCCTAGAACTAGAAGGCAATTATAGATTCAGTCCTTTTGGCACACGTTGAATTGGTCATGTAATTGTGGGATAGTTTGTCTCCAGGTACGACTTTTTGACAAGGTGATTCTACATTTTGAATCTCTGATTTTGCAGATGTAAAAGTCTCTTTGACACAGTGATTTTTGATTTCAAATATCTGATTTTATAGATTAGGGCTTCCTGGGATCATAGTTTACTTCTAGCAGCATCATATTTTGTTCATTCATGAAAAAATCAATATGATTTTATGGATTTTTAAAGATATACCTTGCTACAGGTGTTTGATCGCTGTTTGCACCTCTGAAGGACATGTGAAGATTTATCGTCCTCCTTTTTGTGATTACTGTGCTGAATGGATTGAGGTATGTATTATTGAGAAATTGTCAATATTTCTTCACAAATATTGTACATTTATGTAAATTATGctagtttttaaaattcatgTTGAGATACTTAGGTTTAATTGAATCTTGAACTTTTAAGCATTTCTTGAATTcccatgtttatgtcatatcaTACCTGTATTATATTGCTTGAGAttgaaactgtaaaataattcttgaGGGTTtaattgatccctctcataatcttctattcaTAAGCATAAATTGATACAAGTGTATATAATAATTAGGGTAAACCTAGgcacaatataattatgataaatagaGTAACCCttgatataatataatgatgataaatagaataaatatccAAACAATATTAAGTATTTGGGGTTCATTCTATTTTCCATATATTGATTTTGCTAtatgaagaaattaatattttgatgttATATGTGTAGACTGCTTTAAGTATAATATGCCGTTCTTATTTTGTTCAGGTTGTGGACATAACTAAAAGGCTGTATGAGAATCTTAAATGTACTGAGTTTCGATGTATAGGGATTGCCACATTGGATGTAAGTTATCTTATTCATTTTCTTGGACCTTGGTTgagtttctttttctaaatttccTTCTGGTGAATTAGTTAACAAGACAGGTTATACCTTTGATGCATTTTATTCTTATTCGTTATATCTATCAGATGCTTGTAGAAAAGCTAAGATAAGTTTATAACATTTGAAAGACAGTTTTAAATGACATATGTGGAGTGTGCATTAACTAGTTTTTGTTACTTAGATTATTTATGTACCTCGTCAAATGTGCATATACAGTTCAAGCATctgcattttatatattttcataaattttgctGTTTTGATGTTTGTGCAACGATCTTTATTGTGTCTAGAGATTCCAATGATGGACTTGTATTTCCATCAGGTTGTCAGCGTTAATATGCTTGTTCTAGCCCTACGGCAAATGCTAACTAGTGTGCAAAGACACGaatcaagcaaacaaaatagaaatattttatcaaaagagAGTACTtcaatgttttctattttaagtAATTGGATGTATTTAATGCTTCTTAACCATTGGCCTTAGGGCACTCGTTAGCAAAACCCTTTTCTTAAACAGAATTCCTTTGTTGTTTCTTACCAGATTCgtaaaaaagaaatagtaaaagatTACCACCAGAGGACTTGGTGTAAAACTTTACCAATATTTAGTTATCTATGCAGCATTTTCTCATGCAATTCGGGTTTAAGTTTGGTTAGAAACGATTTGGTTATGAGCCTTCTAAAAGATGACTATGCTTTGCATTTATTTGATTGTTAGTAGCCTAATATTAGATCATTCCTGCAGAAAAATGCATCAGATCAAATGGATTCTTTGTATAAACATAATGggaaattgttaaaagaaaagcCTGAGAACCACTCGCCCCTGATAAGTGCTGATCAATATGCTTCTCGTAGTGCAATGCTATGTTCCCTTGTTGTTTCATGGTCTCCCTTGCTGCATTTAGCATCTGAATATTATCCAGTTTGCGATTCTTTCAGTCTGCTTGCTGTTGGAGGGAAATCTGGTAAAATTTCTTTATGGAGGTTTCATCCACCAGTTTGTTATACTATTGACGACAAAGACATTCCAACTACTGTGAAGTTTGCTGGCCTCCTTCATGCACACAATTCTTGGGTTACTACTATAAGTTggttgttgtttgattttgatccTTCAAATCCTCAAATTTTATTAGTTTCTGGAAGCTCTGATGGGAGGTGAGTTTAAGCACGCTTGTGCAAGTATGTTATATCTATTCTCGGTCTGATTTCATCTCATTAAACGATTAATATGCATTTCTGGAACTTAGGagagattttttatttgtgCTTTATTTGCATCATTGTAGTGACAATGGGAGTTACCTTTCAGTAGAGTTGAGATTTAAGAGCTGGAGAAAAAATTTAAGAGCTTTATTTGCATCATTGTAATGACctggagaaaaaaattaagagctgagattttttttttttttttctgaatttgctTTAGCTTGTTTACCTTTCTGTAGAGTGATAttattgaatatagtaaaactagGTATAGgtttaatctcccttgtgtttaAAACACACATAGGGTAACATTTATAATGAGGAATGATATAAGTATATATGGCAACCAaacataaatatgataaatagaagatattgttaaaaacaatatcaactttatctaccaatatcaaacaatagCAAAAGTCTATGTTtctttaattaacataaaacgtaacatatctaacactccccctcaaacTGGTACATAtaaatcgtatgtaccaagcttgttacaaatataatcaattccgGGTTCCcttaaagacttagtgaaaatatctgttAACTAATCATTTGAGTTAACAAACTCAGTCTTGATGTCTCCAGATACAATCCTTTTTTTTCGaacaaaatgatagtcaatctcaatgtgtttggtcttTTCATGAAAGACCAGATTGAAAAGCCGCAtgattgtcacatataagtgtcattagagtgacatctccaaattgtaaCTCTCTAAGCAATTGCTTAAGCCACACAAGTTCACCTATGGATGAGGccataactttatattttgcTTCTGCACCAGATCTCgccacaacactttgtttcttgctcttCCAAGAAATCAAGTTACCATCAATGGAGACACAATTCCCAGAAGTAGATCTTTTATCAAAAAGAGATCCTGCCCAATCAACATCTGAATAACAAACAACTTTTGCATAGTTATTGGAACCACATAACAAACCTTTTCTTGGAGatcctttaatgtactttaatatatGGATTGCATTCCAATGATCTTCACATGGAAAATTGAGAAATTGGCTCACCACACTAATTGCAAAGGAAATGTTAGGATGAGTAATTGTAAGGTAGTTTAATTTCCCAACCAATCTTCTATATTGCTTAGGATTTGAAATAGGCTCCCCTAGTTTGGTAGGAGTTTGGTATTAGGATCCATGGGTGTGTAAACAGGTTTTGAATTCATTAACCtagtttcctccaaaatatcaaATGCATAATTCTtttgagatataacaataccaTGGTTGAATTGTGCTATCTCAATACCCAAGAAGTATCTGAGTTTGCCATGATCTTTGGTTTAAAAGTAGTGGCCAAAGTGTTGTTTCATCCAGGAGATACCATGGTGGTAACTGCCtgtaagaacaatgtcatcaacatatactatcaaATAGACATATCCAGTACTTGAGTGACGGTAAAAGACTGAATGATATGCCTCACTTCgagtcataccaaattgttgaagcATACTgctaaattttccaaaccaagcCCTAGGAGACTGTTTCAGGCCATATAAAATTTTGCGAAGATGACATACAAATCTAGAAGACGCCCCCTGAGCAACATATCCGAGatgttgctccatataaatttcttcccACAAATCTTCATTGaggaaagcatttttgacatccaGTTGATAAAGAGGCCATTGTTGAAGTGCAGCTATGTCCACAAATAAACGAACAAAAGTCATCTTTTCCACTAGAGAAAAAGTATCTCCATAACCCACAGGTCCCTGGATTGGAaccaggctctgataccatgttaagaaatgGATTTTAAGCCCAACTCAATCAAACAAAACtgatttgtaaggtgaggtttgcacccactcaTATACTCTATACTGATcatatctctagtcgatgtgggacttccaacgcACCCCCCTCGCGTCGAGGTATATAATTATGGTACGTGGGACTAGACACTAATAGGTGGTCTGATAACGGTCCCATAAAGGGTGGAACATTATgtctaacaaacaacaaatatcccTATAGCGGGTGACACAATAGGTCAAACAAATAAGTTATCTCACTAGGATAGATTCTAAACCATTGCTTTGATACCATATTGAATATTGTAAAACTAGGTAtaggattaatctcccttgtgtctAAAACACACATAAggtaacatatatataatgaagAATGATACCAGTATATATGACAACCAAATATAAGTATGGAATATAAATATGGTAAATAGAAGATATTGTTAaaagcaatatcaacaatatataccaatatcaaacaatagCAAAAGTCTATGTTtacttaattaacataaaacacaatatatttaacaatttgtaataataatgattacaaaagaaaataatcatagaCATTCTTATTTCCAACACTCCTCTCAAGTTGGAGAATAGATGGTTTCTATTCCCAACTTCCACATAActctttcaaaatttgaattgcACACTCCTTTGGTAAGATTTTCTGCAACTTGACCTTTTGAAGCTTTGAGGGTACGAATGGAGTACAAATCAAACCACCTCGAAGCTTTTTGTAGTCAGCTAAGAACAATAGCTAAGCTTCTTggaaaagtaataataattaagttttacttTTTCCAACAATCTAGTCAAATTTCATATGGTTTCtccttatttatataatattcacTTTGGTATTAGCAATGTTGGCACCAACACACAGGAAAGAGGTACTTTCAAAATTTCAGATGACAATGTGTAGAGTGCAACCATTTCTGGCCTATTAGAATTCAAACGTGTTCTTAGGACGCACAAATATAAACCTTTTACATGCTATGTACATTGCATGGACTTGAAACCTGTCACATtaacctaaaactaaaattattttattagactgAAGTTGAAAACATGTCTTTCATTTTTGCCATTCATCCATTTTAAGTGTTCAATCTTTCTAAATCTTAGTTCTCTCgtgaaaatagatattttttattttattttaatgccTCTTCTCGGAAGAAACTGAACATGTCTCCATTAGGAAAAGGTAGGGAAAGACTCCATGATGTTTGATTTGTCAGCTAAGTCACTCACTGTTTACCATCTTATGCTTACAAGATCAAAAGCTATAGATTAATCCCTAGAGAAGTGCACtgtcaaacattttattttcatattattcatTCAAGAATCTTGTATTGGCATATTCCTGTACACTTCCCTTGTACTCCAATTGGATTGACCGTTTTGTAGGATTTTACATTTTGTTACTAGCATCTTAATTTAGCTGAAAGTATCACATGTTTTCTTTGCAGTGTGAAGATTTGGTTGGCTGACAATGACAAATTGCTGAAATTGTCCAAAATGGATCAAACTTCCTTCTCGCTATTGAAGGAGGTACTTGCTACTCATTTTCTGTATCACTTTTCATTTCCCTCAGCTTTTTCTGAATAATTCGTAAGTGCATCTTTGAATTCCTAAATAGGTTATGACACTCAATGCTGTCCCAGTTTCTGTACTCTCAGTAACTGTGCATGTTCAATACCCTTCGAAGATTCTTTTAGCCATTGGCAAAGTTTCTGGTTCATTTGAAATATGGCTATTCGACATATCTTCAAGGGAATTTGATAAGCTTGGCTCATATTATGCTCATGATTATGTCGTAAGTTTTTcccctctttttcttttggagtTAGTTGAAAAGAAAAGCAGGGCATCCTCTGATCTCTACATTTTTTAATTCCTTTAGGTTACAGGTTTGACCTGGGCATTCGGTGGAAGATTTTTGTACAGCTGTAGCCAGGttataatctttttcttaagTGATTTGACTATTTTTGTATACGttcaatttttatgattttggcagaaaagaaatatcatacTTACGTGGACATAAAATACATTGCATGATCCATACCAAGTTTCTTCAGCATTTGTATCTTCGTTTCTACCAATTACATTCATGATTTTCATTTCCATGATTAAACATGATTTGATAATTGTGTAGATTATATGGATTACAGTTGGATCCCTGCACATtagaaagataaaagagaaagggaATCATAGAAAGACAGAATTTGAAAAGTTACTTAATTTGtgatatttgtattttggaatTAAATCATATGGGATCTGACTGCATAAGTGCCTATTTACAGTCGAAAGGCAGTTGTCAAATCTGTTATTCTCTGAAGTCTGTTACAGAAGGTTCTAGAACCTTAGAACTATATAATTAACTGTGAGATTTAAATAACATCTCCAGAGGCATGTTAGGGCAATGTATTTGTTAAAGATAtgataattacattaaataggGAAATATGATATGATTTATTACATTAAACGGAAAATATGATATGATTTGATTACACCTGTAGAGAAATATTTGCAAATACTTCTCATTATTAACTATTGATTTTATTCCTTATCAATGTAtatcttcttcattataaataaaaatacttgtgttaCATAATTATAGCAGTACTGTACACTGTACACGGAATTCATCTTATACTTTCTCGGTCTCTCTTTTCTCAACAtctcaattataatattttcagaGACAAATTTTACCTTTTGAATGAATACTTGTCCATTATGATAGACGGCGTAGCCTACAAATATGCATCTATTTTAGCAAAGGGGCGTTTTATTTGGATTATAGGGTctgagaaatgaaaataaagtgcAAAAAGACCCTTAAGAATGTGTAGAAAGGGCAGTCTGTTAATAAAACTGCAGTGAAAAAGGCGTGGTCCTTGAACTGTAAGCGAAGCTTGGCATGAGCCAGGAATACGAGACCGGTTTCTACTATATGCATGTGTTTCATTTCTTCTGACTCATTAAAGATGAGTGCTAGGACAATTGAGTCTTTGTACGATTTCCAAAATGGAcagaaaagagataaaactcCCTCATCTGAATTTGTTTGAATGGCTGAAGTTTAGTGTTAACTACAATTCAACTGTAGACTTAAACTACCAAAATAATTGAAGTGTGttagatttttgttttgaaatataagtTTGCATTTGAAAAACGATAGTAGCCACTAGATGGTTCACCTCATAAATCAGCATTAGCCATTTCAAGAGGAACAACTAGACTGTAGTTGAAGCAATAGAACCTTAAATTCTTATTCTATTTCATGGTTTCAATCAACTAGTTAGTTTTCATACTGAAGAAAAAATTTGATACCAAGAATGATTAATTTTCTGCATATGTTAACTGGAGAGCTTGAAAGCAAGattagttaattatattatgCATTGAGCTTTGTACAGTTTAAAATACATTCACCAAGATTagtcttttcaatttttatttttttttgtgcttttaaTGTGTATTGATTAGATGTATTTGTAATGGATGGATTATTATTTGAACGTTGATAGGATAATTTAGTGCAGAGCTGGATTTTGCGTGAGAATCATCTTGATGAAGTAACTCTCAATTCTGATATGCCCCGTGACAGCTCAATTAATGTATGTTACTGTTATCTTTATAGCTACTGTTTCCTTTTGAGTACGATCTTTTTTTCCCTACtaaattatacttatttttcctttcagatTTCGAGAGATGCATTTGATTCATGTTTTGGTGTAGCAGTGTCCCCTGGAAATCTTGTCATTGCTACTGTATGTTTTTTTNTTTCGTTCAGATTTTGCTATTGTACATCAATCCTTGACATATTCGTATTCTTTAAATGCATCAAAATGATGTGGTTCTTAAATACTCAGATAGTGTGTATTATATGCCCTAATGTCTAGGAAATTAAAGAAGAGTATAAGTTCACTAAGTTTACCCGTGGTCAATCCCCTGAGCTTTTCACCATGGGTGGGATTGGgctataaatgaatatttttaagcaTATGTGGAGTGAAAGGGCTTATGGGGGTCTTttgttaatgtattttattatgtcTTTATTAATCTTGATTAGATTATTTTCTACCTTTAATATATTGCTGTTAGGATTTATCAGCAATTCTTTCTTGTAAATACGAAATCTCCTATAGTCCTTCCCTTTATTGCATATCTCTTGTAATCTCCcgtattaatgtaaaaatattccATGCTGCCTATTTAAGAAAAGAGGACTGCAAAATACAAACAAGTTTTCTAAGCAAAGAAATCATGTCATATACTATGCTCTCTCTTGCCTTGATATTTtgacatggtatcagagcttggtCTCTTAATCGTGGTATTTTCTTGGGTTCTAGTGTGTTTCTTGTGAATATCTTGGGGTTGGAGTAAAACACCTCCTGTTGATGGTATCTTCATTTTGTCTTGATCCTAAAAGTTTTGTGAGTTCGTTGCACCGCAAATACAGGATCTGGAACCTACCCTCCTTCTCCATACATAGCACTCACAAGTTCTTGAGATTGGTGTTGTCTACTCAGCTGAGTGAGCTCCTTCACAAATTGTGGAACGCTTCAAGCTTGGTTTTGTGTATGAAAGACGTCGTCCTCATCCTCTTGGTACCTTTCATGATGATGCTCCAACACTTGATCCTGACCCACCTCCTGTTTGTTCTACCTCTTTGCTGGTCCACTCTGTTTCTTTATCAACTACCTTGTCTTCTATTTCTATTCCTTCTAGTTATACTTATACGTATCCGAGTATAGAACGTAACGAAATCAccctctcacacactcaaaagaataataaagaaTGGAATAGAACAAATAACTAATGGTAATATCTGAGTAAACACAAGTAAACAATAACTGGGAGCATAACTTCTTTTATTCATCcaataattgggagcataacctccatCATCAATTATCCTGGAACATGACCTCCTTTACAAAACTCACAAATCAAAAGCATACCTCTAACCCTAGACTcttcctttatttatactaattatttcccgTCCATACTATGTTAAATCTTTCTCTAAAATATtactctaaataaaatatttccctATAATATATctacatttaatataaatatctcaCCATATATTATCCTAGCATATacccttaattataaatatcttatattaaatatttccctggaatatatatttatttactctaattaacNNNNNNNNNNNNNNNNNNNNNNNNNNNNNNNNNNNNNNNNNNNNNNNNNNNNNNNNNNNNNNNNNNNNNNNNNNNNNNNNNNNNNNNNNNNNNNNNNNNNNNNNNNNNNNNNNNNNNNNNNNNNNNNNNNNNNNNNNNNNNNNNNNNNNNNNNNNNNNNNNNNNNNNNNNNNNNNNNNNNNNNNNNNNNNNNNNNNNNNNNNNNNNNNNNNNNNNNNNNNNNNNNNNNNNNNNNNNNNNNNNNNNNNNNNNNNNNNNNNNNNNNNNNNNNNNNNNNNNNNNNNNNNNNNNNNNNNNNNNNNNNNNNNNNNNNNNNNNNNNNNNNNNNNNNNNNNNNNNNNNNNNNNNNNNNNNNNNNNNNNNNNNNNNNNNNNNNNNNNNNNNNNNNNNNNNNNNNNNNNNNNNNNNNNNNNNNNNNNNNNNNNNNNNNNNNNNNNNNNNNNNNNNNNNNNNNNNNNNNNNNNNNNNNNNNNNNNNNNNNNNNNNNNNNNNNNNNNNNNNNNNNNNNNNNNNNNNNNNNNNNNNNNNNNNNNNNNNNNNNNNNNNNNNNNNNNNNNNNNNNNNNNNNNNNNNNNNNNNNNNNNNNNNNNNNNNNNNNNNNNNNNNNNNNNNNNNNNNNNNccttaattataaatatcttatattaaatatttccctggaatatatatttatttactctaattaacctatactatatttatttactctaattaacttataccgAATATCCTCCCACCTTATACCCTAACATATACCCAAGCTATGGAACATGAATGTTGGAGAAAGGCAATGCAAGAAGAACTCCAGGCACTTCAAGAAAATCACACGTGGGACATTGTGTCTTGTCCTTCCATGATCAAACTTATTGGAAGTACATGGGTTTTCTCTGTCAAGCTTCGATTTGAGGGCTCTTTAGATCGTTATAAAGCTTGATTAGTAGCTCTTGGTAATAGACAAGAGTATGGGATTGATTATAAGGAGACATGTGCTCCTATTGCCAAGATGACTACAATTCGATGACTACAACTTGGACAATCCTTGCTCTTGCTTCTTCTCAATCTTGGCCATTGCATCGAATGGATGTGAAGAATGTCTTTCTTCACGGTGATCTCAGAAGAAATCTACATGAAACTTCCTTCTGGTATGCTTACTTCTTTTACTGATATTTGTAAACTACAACTTTCCTTGTATGGGCCTAAACTAGGCTCCTTGGGTTTGGTTTGAGAAGTTTCGTACTACTATACTTCAGGTCTCCTTCACTTAGAGTCAATATGATTATTGTCTCTTCTTTCACAAGTCTCCCACTATATAGTTCTCCTTTTGATTTATGTGGATGATCTCATCATTATGGGAACTG
Coding sequences:
- the LOC106771179 gene encoding uncharacterized protein LOC106771179 isoform X3, with translation MQHKLVFIETQDVVETTLAFDNYRKACDCGRGAIFFSVASMARSCPSPLQPAVLLGAPSFPNAIAWSDENLIAVASGHLVTILRPDLPVGGPRGVIKIFPSQPLCVGLVERQDLLSGCLLPTALYRDDKPVVRSISWSPLGMAANSGCLIAVCTSEGHVKIYRPPFCDYCAEWIEVVDITKRLYENLKCTEFRCIGIATLDKNASDQMDSLYKHNGKLLKEKPENHSPLISADQYASRSAMLCSLVVSWSPLLHLASEYYPVCDSFSLLAVGGKSGKISLWRFHPPVCYTIDDKDIPTTVKFAGLLHAHNSWVTTISWLLFDFDPSNPQILLVSGSSDGSVKIWLADNDKLLKLSKMDQTSFSLLKEVMTLNAVPVSVLSVTVHVQYPSKILLAIGKVSGSFEIWLFDISSREFDKLGSYYAHDYVVTGLTWAFGGRFLYSCSQDNLVQSWILRENHLDEVTLNSDMPRDSSINISRDAFDSCFGVAVSPGNLVIATVHCFDVEKLNRMYEGRVLRAAIDYFWIGGLQMEVQLKSPFSCCIEGNSSYLEKELIYWGTNIIWSLNQYQCHDKPLVLWDIITALLAFKDHNSKYAEHIIIKWIASSFLQLDMDLPSEKVLSFVCSRFSEIPCRLLHLFNIICRRVILAELDADQITGLTRKVEKLERVCPAMEKDITKWTEILLSSERELRKRLVGFSFSIFRTSMSNPETSSQHGCWYPVGLAQMEQWIASDQKHLGDQLKAIVSEVSQKKRFLANRCSAVETCSFCSASVPFESPEFGFCQCENSSDDVKPHRLLRCVVCMQVCPITPLWYCVCCHRAGFRLAPEPLFRMSSFHVDSESFIKSSSQAVSSKPFCPFCGILLQRQQPDFLLCPRPV
- the LOC106771179 gene encoding uncharacterized protein LOC106771179 isoform X4; this translates as MLFGRCGLGTLELRLSMARSCPSPLQPAVLLGAPSFPNAIAWSDENLIAVASGHLVTILRPDLPVGGPRGVIKIFPSQPLCVGLVERQDLLSGCLLPTALYRDDKPVVRSISWSPLGMAANSGCLIAVCTSEGHVKIYRPPFCDYCAEWIEVVDITKRLYENLKCTEFRCIGIATLDKNASDQMDSLYKHNGKLLKEKPENHSPLISADQYASRSAMLCSLVVSWSPLLHLASEYYPVCDSFSLLAVGGKSGKISLWRFHPPVCYTIDDKDIPTTVKFAGLLHAHNSWVTTISWLLFDFDPSNPQILLVSGSSDGSVKIWLADNDKLLKLSKMDQTSFSLLKEVMTLNAVPVSVLSVTVHVQYPSKILLAIGKVSGSFEIWLFDISSREFDKLGSYYAHDYVVTGLTWAFGGRFLYSCSQDNLVQSWILRENHLDEVTLNSDMPRDSSINISRDAFDSCFGVAVSPGNLVIATVHCFDVEKLNRMYEGRVLRAAIDYFWIGGLQMEVQLKSPFSCCIEGNSSYLEKELIYWGTNIIWSLNQYQCHDKPLVLWDIITALLAFKDHNSKYAEHIIIKWIASSFLQLDMDLPSEKVLSFVCSRFSEIPCRLLHLFNIICRRVILAELDADQITGLTRKVEKLERVCPAMEKDITKWTEILLSSERELRKRLVGFSFSIFRTSMSNPETSSQHGCWYPVGLAQMEQWIASDQKHLGDQLKAIVSEVSQKKRFLANRCSAVETCSFCSASVPFESPEFGFCQCENSSDDVKPHRLLRCVVCMQVCPITPLWYCVCCHRAGFRLAPEPLFRMSSFHVDSESFIKSSSQAVSSKPFCPFCGILLQRQQPDFLLCPRPV